The genome window acctaccaacccttcctaaaatatccttcaaatttagtcgagccttcaaactacatcgaacaacaccaaatgcatgaattaagcacggattcaagcctaagaacttagaatttttcaaattctacaaacgacgccgaactaCGTCAAATCttatccgaatgacctcaaattttatacacatgtcaaaaaatgacacaacgaacctacagccactttcgaaaatccattccgagcttgatatcaaaaattccactatcggcagaaatcgccgaaaatctaactttcgccgattcaagcctaaatctactacagacctccaaaacatattccggacacacttctaagctcaaaatcactcaacggagctaacggagtcgaaggaattccattccggattagtcttcacacagttccgactacggtccaatttctaaggcttaaactcacaactagggactaagtgtcccaaaactccctgaattccataaccaatcactccgacaaatcccaaaagcagaaacaaatgtggggaaagcagatattaggggatcggggctctaattctcaaaacgaccagccgggtcgttatataTGGCTTTCATAAGAATTATTAATTAAACACAGGAATCATGAGTAAACACAACACATATAAatccaggccaagtaaacttaagaaTACATGTACCTGCGCGCCTtcaagcaaatccaacaaatcgttgtaataggggagatgatgtcgagcctcgacctCGCATTCGTatcctcgcctatcaacccacctccaagCTAAAGAGAGAAACGGTGGAGGTGATGAATCCGGAGCGATGGGTGGTAGAGGTGGATGGAACTACAGGAACCGCTCCCAGacccaaacctaatatagattgtggatgtaaaatttaaggtattctcactctatgtatgttataatcatgaaaaataattgactatgttttcaccagCAGCAGCGGTAAAAATTCGGCAACGTCTCTCTAGGTGCACATGGACGCTCGGCACATCTACCTATACAGGTAACCTAGAATAGTTGTACCCCAGCTATAaccaggtaaatcatctagcTACTCAAGATGATGTaaaaatctcaagctgactaggtttcccgaagtgttcgggaatagTACACCACCAAACATCAGCAGCAGCACCAATCTCGTGTGTGGATTGATAACCTCCAGCGGTGAATCATTCGTAATCTCTGCATCCATCGCCTCCAAATGCTGTCGGACGGGCGTTAGCTGCAAACGAGTGGCTCCACTCAATGTCGTCTCCTCTGCTGGATAGAATCCGGTGAGTCGTTGCAACATATGCAGGTAATGCAATCCCCTATAGTCTCTGAGAGCATGCGGGTAAGCTACAGGCAACCCATCAACCGGCAGTCCGAAAAGAACCTCCATGTCCTCAAGCGTGATGGTCGCCTCGCTGATGGGTAGATGAAACGTGTgtgtctccggtcgccaccgctctatcatagccGTGATCAACGCCCAGTCGAACTGCAACCGACCGATCTCTATGATCATGTAGAAACCCATATCCTGAAGGCGTATAACTATACGTGGATGGAGTGAGTGGGCCCTAATGAACTCTCACATATCGTCTATACGTCTAGCGTAAAATGTATGGGACAAACACTGGTCATCCCATATGTATGAAGACCTATGCTCGGCCTGTAACAACAGTAGCTCTAGCgatgcaggtccgggatgcacaaGCGGAACCTCCATGATGATGAcggtaaattgaacaatattaattaaagtatttttctttttaattgcttaacatctttaaatatattgcaatatctttaatattaaaatttattcgatatttttactatattgttacttaggttgatatattttttatatgttaatttattattttatatattggtTTATCAtcttatatgttagtttattattttatatatttcatatgttagtttactattttatatgttagttttttattttatatgttagtttattttatatgtttgttttcttACTCACTTATTTTTTTAGTATAATAGTATTAAATagttaattttcataactatacatgctttaattattaaatattcatataaaaatacttagtttgacaaatattgttgtttttaaatgttattttcttacgtttgttgactaaaattcgagagagtttgtgtttgaactatcatctttttcagatatttttggggCTAACAGATAATTAAATGTTTAATTTCAATAGCTACAAAGATACTACGcaaaagggcactacattttactatactaaagggcactacattataaTTACGGGCACTATATTAAAATTACGTGCACAACATAACACTACAGGGAACTAAACAGCAttaaagtcacatattaatatatgTACAATAATAACATCTAAATAAGATTAATTATTCCTAAAATAACAATTTATCTACTTTATTAatcttttagcacataaataatctaattcggataaaaaataacaaattgatTTAAttacaaaacaatcacgaaaatatATATACCataggaaaaaataaataattatcattttttataacaactaaaaatattaattaatcataaaataacaatttctctattttac of Nicotiana tomentosiformis chromosome 7, ASM39032v3, whole genome shotgun sequence contains these proteins:
- the LOC138895600 gene encoding protein MAIN-LIKE 1-like, which codes for MGFYMIIEIGRLQFDWALITAMIERWRPETHTFHLPISEATITLEDMEVLFGLPVDGLPVAYPHALRDYRGLHYLHMLQRLTGFYPAEETTLSGATRLQLTPVRQHLEAMDAEITNDSPLEVINPHTRLVLLLMFGGVLFPNTSGNLVSLRFLHHLE